In Agromyces sp. 3263, a single genomic region encodes these proteins:
- a CDS encoding purine-nucleoside phosphorylase → MHGANPLDDPTADPFAIAAEAAARIAELTGVERHDVALTLGSGWGRAADLIGETTHTIPAADVPGFSKPALEGHVGTLRSVALPNGKRALVIGARTHYYEGHGVRRVVHSVRTAAATGATTMILTNGAGGIRETWIPGTPVLISDHINLTADSPLEGATFIDLTDLYSRRLRDLARSIDPSLDEGVYCQFRGPHYETPAEVQMAKAIGGHIVGMSTALEAIAARQAGMEILGMSLITNLAAGIQTTPLSHEEVIEAGRAAESVISDLLAKIVAEL, encoded by the coding sequence ATGCACGGTGCCAACCCGCTCGACGACCCCACTGCCGACCCCTTCGCCATCGCCGCCGAGGCCGCGGCGAGGATCGCGGAGCTCACGGGGGTCGAACGCCATGACGTGGCCCTCACCCTCGGCAGCGGCTGGGGCCGCGCGGCCGACCTCATCGGCGAGACGACCCACACCATCCCCGCCGCCGACGTGCCCGGCTTCTCGAAGCCCGCCCTCGAGGGCCACGTGGGCACACTGCGCTCGGTGGCGCTGCCGAACGGCAAGCGCGCCCTCGTCATCGGCGCGCGCACCCACTACTACGAGGGGCACGGCGTGCGCCGCGTCGTGCACTCCGTGCGCACCGCCGCCGCCACTGGTGCCACCACGATGATCCTCACGAACGGCGCCGGCGGCATCCGCGAGACGTGGATCCCCGGCACGCCCGTGCTGATCAGCGACCACATCAACCTCACGGCCGACTCCCCCCTCGAGGGCGCGACGTTCATCGACCTCACCGACCTCTACTCGCGTCGCCTGCGCGACCTCGCGCGCTCCATCGACCCTTCCCTCGACGAGGGCGTCTACTGCCAGTTCCGCGGGCCGCACTACGAGACGCCCGCCGAGGTGCAGATGGCCAAGGCCATCGGCGGCCACATCGTGGGCATGTCCACCGCGCTCGAGGCGATCGCCGCCCGCCAGGCCGGCATGGAGATCCTCGGCATGTCGCTCATCACCAACCTCGCCGCCGGCATCCAGACGACGCCGCTCAGCCACGAGGAGGTCATCGAAGCCGGTCGCGCCGCCGAATCGGTGATCTCCGACCTGCTCGCGAAGATCGTCGCAGAGCTCTAG
- a CDS encoding biotin carboxylase N-terminal domain-containing protein, which translates to MPRITKVLIANRGEIAVRVIRAARDAGIGSVAVYADQDRDARHAKLADEAYALDGTTSAETYLVIDKLLSVARRSGADAVHPGYGFLAENSDFARAVIDAGLIWIGPSPEAIERLGDKVSARHVAEKVGAPLAPGTLNPVADASEVLDFVDVHGLPVAIKAAFGGGGRGLKVARTREEVPELFESATREAVAAFGRGECFVEKYLDKPRHVETQCLADAHGNVVVVSTRDCSLQRRHQKLVEEAPAPFLTEEQNRLLYEASKAILKEVGYVGAGTCEFLIGQDGTVSFLEVNTRLQVEHPVSEEVTGLDLVREQFRLAEGGVLDYPDPVASGHSIEFRINGEDPGRNFLPSPGPVHVLRFPGGPGVRVDSGVTTGDEISGAFDSLLAKLIVTGSSRTDALERARRALDEFEVAGLPTVLPFHRDIVRNPAFAPDGDAPFSVYTRWIETEYDNRIEPWSGELAESAAPADRSSVVVEVAGRRIEVSLPKKLVSGTTAGSAATAGPAPRRRTAAHAVDTATGDAVKAPMQATVVKVAVAEGDKVVKGDLVLVLEAMKMEQPIMAHKDGVIGLVNAEAGSTVSSGHLLLAITDAPAA; encoded by the coding sequence GAGCGCCGAGACGTACCTCGTCATCGACAAGCTGCTCTCGGTGGCCCGCCGCTCGGGCGCCGACGCCGTGCACCCCGGCTACGGCTTCCTCGCCGAGAACTCCGACTTCGCCCGCGCCGTGATCGACGCCGGCCTCATCTGGATCGGTCCCTCGCCGGAGGCCATCGAGCGCCTCGGCGACAAGGTCTCGGCCCGTCACGTCGCCGAGAAGGTCGGCGCCCCGCTCGCACCGGGCACGTTGAACCCGGTGGCGGATGCCTCGGAGGTGCTCGACTTCGTCGACGTGCACGGCCTGCCCGTGGCGATCAAGGCCGCCTTCGGCGGCGGCGGCCGCGGCCTCAAGGTCGCCCGCACGCGCGAGGAGGTGCCCGAGCTCTTCGAGTCGGCCACCCGCGAGGCGGTCGCCGCCTTCGGTCGCGGGGAGTGCTTCGTCGAGAAGTACCTCGACAAGCCCCGACACGTCGAGACCCAGTGCCTCGCCGATGCGCACGGCAACGTCGTCGTGGTGTCCACCCGTGACTGCTCGCTGCAGCGGCGACACCAGAAGCTCGTCGAGGAGGCCCCGGCGCCCTTCCTCACCGAGGAGCAGAACCGCCTGCTGTACGAGGCGTCGAAGGCGATCCTCAAGGAGGTCGGCTACGTCGGCGCGGGCACGTGCGAGTTCCTCATCGGCCAGGACGGCACGGTCTCGTTCCTCGAGGTCAACACGCGCCTCCAGGTCGAGCACCCCGTCTCCGAGGAGGTCACCGGCCTCGACCTCGTGCGCGAGCAGTTCCGCCTCGCCGAGGGAGGCGTGCTCGACTACCCCGACCCCGTCGCATCCGGCCACTCGATCGAGTTCCGCATCAACGGCGAGGACCCGGGCCGCAACTTCCTGCCCTCGCCCGGGCCGGTGCACGTGCTCCGCTTCCCCGGCGGGCCCGGCGTGCGAGTGGACTCCGGTGTCACCACCGGCGACGAGATCTCGGGCGCCTTCGACTCGCTGCTCGCGAAGCTCATCGTCACCGGCTCCTCCCGCACCGACGCCCTGGAGCGCGCCCGCCGTGCCCTCGACGAGTTCGAGGTCGCAGGGCTCCCGACCGTGCTGCCCTTCCACCGCGACATCGTGCGCAACCCGGCATTCGCGCCCGACGGCGACGCGCCGTTCTCGGTGTACACGCGGTGGATCGAGACCGAGTACGACAACCGCATCGAGCCGTGGTCGGGCGAACTCGCCGAGTCCGCTGCGCCGGCCGACCGCAGCAGCGTGGTCGTCGAGGTCGCCGGACGCCGCATCGAGGTCAGCCTCCCGAAGAAACTCGTGAGCGGCACGACCGCCGGAAGCGCGGCGACGGCCGGGCCCGCTCCGCGCCGCCGGACGGCCGCCCACGCCGTCGACACGGCGACGGGCGACGCCGTCAAGGCGCCGATGCAGGCCACGGTGGTCAAGGTCGCCGTCGCCGAGGGCGACAAGGTCGTCAAGGGCGACCTGGTGCTCGTGCTCGAGGCGATGAAGATGGAGCAGCCGATCATGGCGCACAAGGACGGCGTCATCGGCCTGGTGAACGCCGAGGCGGGCTCCACCGTCTCGAGCGGCCACCTGCTGCTCGCCATCACGGACGCACCGGCGGCCTGA
- a CDS encoding NAD(P)H-quinone dehydrogenase → MAYEFERTQRIAVLGGGPGGYEAALAGARLGAEVTLIERAGVGGSAVLTDVVPSKSLIATAEASNAVKEAADLGVQFYAKGQSDKAVKPSVAINLAAVNKRLLGLAAQQSEDMRSNLMDAGVNLVQGEGRLDGSNAIIVATAKGGTDFDRIEADTLVISVGATPRILPTAVPDGERILTWTQLYDLPEIPEHLIVVGSGVTGAEFASAYRALGSKVTLISSRDQVLPGEDADAASVIEKVFKRNGMKVLNKSRAESVVRDGDGVVATLTDGREVRGSHCLMAVGSVPNTAGIGLEEAGVQLSDSGHIRVNRVARTSIPNIYAAGDCTTYIPLASVASMQGRTAVFHAMGDIVDPPEERNITSNIFTQPEIATVGWTQKDIEEGVVPGVIYKLPLASNPRAKMMGIRDGFVKLFASNGSGAIIGGVIVAPRASDLIFPLTLAVEHRLTVDQFAEAFPIYPSLTGSLTDAARAMHVVR, encoded by the coding sequence ATGGCCTACGAGTTCGAGCGCACGCAACGGATCGCCGTCCTCGGAGGAGGACCCGGCGGATATGAGGCGGCCCTCGCGGGCGCCAGGCTGGGAGCGGAGGTGACGCTCATCGAACGGGCCGGGGTCGGCGGCTCCGCGGTGCTCACCGACGTCGTGCCCTCGAAGTCGCTCATCGCCACCGCCGAGGCGTCCAACGCCGTGAAGGAGGCGGCCGACCTGGGCGTGCAGTTCTACGCCAAGGGGCAGTCCGACAAGGCGGTGAAGCCCAGCGTGGCCATCAACCTCGCGGCGGTGAACAAGCGCCTCCTGGGGCTCGCGGCCCAGCAGTCCGAGGACATGCGCTCGAACCTCATGGACGCGGGCGTGAACCTCGTGCAGGGCGAGGGCCGGCTCGACGGCTCGAACGCGATCATCGTCGCCACGGCCAAGGGCGGCACCGACTTCGACCGCATCGAGGCCGACACCCTCGTCATCTCGGTGGGAGCCACGCCGCGCATCCTCCCCACGGCCGTGCCCGACGGCGAGCGCATCCTCACCTGGACCCAGCTCTACGACCTGCCCGAGATCCCCGAGCACCTCATCGTGGTCGGCTCGGGTGTGACGGGCGCCGAGTTCGCCTCCGCGTACCGCGCGCTCGGCTCGAAGGTGACGCTCATCTCGAGCCGCGACCAGGTGCTCCCGGGCGAGGACGCGGACGCGGCATCCGTCATCGAGAAGGTCTTCAAGCGCAACGGCATGAAGGTGCTGAACAAGTCGCGGGCCGAATCGGTCGTGCGCGACGGCGACGGCGTCGTGGCCACGCTGACCGATGGGCGCGAGGTGCGCGGCAGCCACTGCCTCATGGCGGTCGGCTCGGTGCCGAACACGGCGGGCATCGGCCTCGAGGAGGCCGGGGTGCAGCTCTCCGACAGCGGGCACATCCGGGTCAACCGCGTCGCGCGCACCTCCATCCCCAACATCTACGCCGCCGGCGACTGCACGACCTACATCCCGCTGGCGTCGGTCGCGTCGATGCAGGGTCGAACCGCGGTGTTCCACGCGATGGGCGACATCGTCGACCCGCCCGAGGAGCGCAACATCACCTCGAACATCTTCACGCAGCCCGAGATCGCGACTGTCGGGTGGACGCAGAAGGACATCGAGGAGGGCGTCGTGCCGGGCGTCATCTACAAGCTCCCACTCGCCTCGAACCCGCGCGCGAAGATGATGGGCATCCGCGACGGGTTCGTGAAGCTGTTCGCGTCGAACGGCTCGGGCGCGATCATCGGCGGCGTCATCGTCGCCCCGCGCGCCTCCGACCTGATCTTCCCGCTGACGCTCGCCGTGGAGCACCGGCTCACGGTCGACCAGTTCGCCGAGGCCTTCCCGATCTATCCGTCGCTGACCGGTTCGCTGACGGATGCCGCGAGGGCCATGCACGTCGTACGCTGA
- a CDS encoding amino acid permease: MNLRVKSVEASMADAADHERSLRRSLGTWDLALMGIAVAVGAGIFSVGAKAAADFAGPSVTISFILAALTCGLAIMCYAEFASTVPVAGSAYTFTYATMGELLAWIIGWDLILEMFTGAAVIAKYWGVYLGEALLAVGIPFPATIEIAGLEVSWPSFLIVAVFTVLLVAGTKLTARVGSVFTIIKVAIVLFVIVVGFFFINAANYVPFIPESVPTEGGSSDVWAQSLFSWATGAEPAQYGIFGLLSAASLVFFAFIGFDVVATSAEEVREPQKRLPRGIFLGLAIVTALYVLVSIVMTGMVSYTELAEEETPSLATAFRLVGQDWASAVISIGALVGLTTVIMVLLLGLSRIVFALSRDGLLPRWLSKTTEHTKTPARIQIIGGSVVAVVAAFTDVGLLEEMINIGTLSAFVLVSLGIVVLRRTRPDLPRGFRVPWSPVLPIISAVLCLWLMLNLTTLTWVRFFVWLVIGIVVYLLYGRRRSRWGNAGVSEVELPTPQGAPTAD; encoded by the coding sequence ATGAATCTGCGTGTGAAGTCCGTCGAGGCGTCGATGGCCGACGCCGCAGACCACGAGCGGAGCCTGCGGCGATCGCTCGGCACCTGGGACCTCGCCCTGATGGGCATCGCCGTCGCCGTCGGCGCCGGCATCTTCTCGGTCGGTGCGAAAGCGGCGGCGGACTTCGCCGGGCCCAGCGTGACCATCTCGTTCATCCTCGCCGCGCTCACGTGCGGGCTCGCGATCATGTGCTACGCCGAGTTCGCGTCCACCGTGCCGGTGGCCGGCAGCGCCTACACCTTCACGTACGCGACCATGGGGGAGCTCCTGGCGTGGATCATCGGCTGGGACCTCATCCTCGAGATGTTCACGGGTGCGGCCGTGATCGCGAAGTACTGGGGCGTCTACCTCGGCGAGGCGCTGCTCGCCGTCGGCATCCCGTTCCCCGCGACGATCGAGATCGCCGGACTGGAGGTGAGCTGGCCGTCGTTCCTGATCGTCGCCGTCTTCACGGTCCTGCTCGTCGCCGGCACGAAGCTCACCGCTCGTGTGGGCTCGGTCTTCACCATCATCAAGGTCGCGATCGTGCTGTTCGTGATCGTCGTCGGATTCTTCTTCATCAACGCCGCGAACTACGTGCCGTTCATCCCCGAGTCCGTGCCCACCGAGGGCGGCTCGAGCGACGTCTGGGCGCAGTCCCTCTTCTCGTGGGCGACGGGCGCCGAGCCCGCGCAATACGGCATCTTCGGCCTGCTCTCCGCTGCGTCGCTCGTGTTCTTCGCGTTCATCGGCTTCGACGTGGTGGCCACGAGCGCGGAGGAGGTGCGCGAGCCGCAGAAGCGGCTGCCGCGCGGCATCTTCCTCGGGCTCGCCATCGTGACCGCGCTGTACGTGCTCGTGTCGATCGTGATGACCGGCATGGTCTCGTACACGGAGCTGGCCGAGGAGGAGACCCCGTCGCTGGCCACCGCGTTCCGGCTCGTCGGCCAGGACTGGGCCTCAGCGGTGATCTCGATCGGGGCGCTCGTCGGTCTCACGACCGTCATCATGGTGCTGCTGCTCGGGCTCTCGCGCATCGTCTTCGCCCTCAGCCGGGACGGGCTCCTGCCGCGCTGGCTGTCGAAGACGACCGAGCACACCAAGACCCCGGCACGCATCCAGATCATCGGCGGCTCCGTCGTCGCCGTGGTGGCCGCGTTCACCGACGTGGGGCTGCTCGAGGAGATGATCAACATCGGCACGCTGTCGGCGTTCGTGCTCGTGAGCCTCGGCATCGTCGTGCTGCGTCGCACCCGACCCGACCTGCCCCGGGGCTTCCGGGTGCCGTGGTCGCCCGTGCTGCCGATCATCTCGGCGGTGCTCTGCCTCTGGCTGATGCTGAACCTGACGACCTTGACGTGGGTGCGGTTCTTCGTCTGGCTCGTGATCGGCATCGTCGTCTACCTGCTCTACGGCCGCCGCCGCTCCCGGTGGGGCAACGCCGGCGTCAGCGAGGTCGAGCTGCCGACGCCGCAGGGTGCGCCCACGGCCGACTGA